In Hydrogenovibrio thermophilus, the following are encoded in one genomic region:
- a CDS encoding HAD family hydrolase translates to MTIRCVLFDLDGTLLDTSYDFAYALNHTCRHYGQDPLHYQDIRKTVSQGGLAMTQLAFPGLEGEELESKRQFFLDVYFKHIDMHTRLFPGLEAGLAEIAERNIPWGIVTNKPTWLTEKLLANISFPSEPASIICGDTLSVRKPHPEPLLLAAQQCGVTADQCIYLGDHPRDIEAGINAGMQTGAAMFGYLPEAASETAWPADYFFETPIEITHFIQETL, encoded by the coding sequence ATGACCATTCGATGTGTGCTTTTTGACTTGGACGGCACCCTGCTCGACACTTCCTACGATTTTGCCTACGCGCTGAACCACACCTGTCGCCATTACGGCCAGGACCCTTTGCATTATCAAGACATTCGCAAAACCGTTTCTCAAGGCGGACTGGCGATGACACAGCTGGCGTTTCCCGGCTTGGAAGGCGAGGAATTGGAAAGCAAACGACAATTTTTTCTGGATGTGTACTTCAAGCACATCGACATGCATACACGCCTTTTCCCGGGGCTGGAAGCCGGCCTGGCGGAAATCGCCGAACGTAATATTCCCTGGGGGATTGTCACCAACAAGCCCACCTGGTTGACGGAAAAGTTGTTGGCGAACATCTCGTTTCCATCCGAACCGGCCAGCATCATTTGCGGCGACACCTTAAGCGTGCGTAAGCCGCATCCGGAACCCTTGTTGTTGGCCGCGCAACAATGCGGCGTCACCGCAGACCAATGTATTTATCTCGGCGACCACCCAAGAGACATTGAAGCCGGCATCAACGCCGGGATGCAAACCGGGGCCGCCATGTTCGGTTATCTGCCGGAAGCCGCGTCCGAAACCGCGTGGCCGGCCGATTATTTCTTTGAAACCCCGATTGAAATCACTCACTTCATTCAAGAGACATTATGA
- the ubiG gene encoding bifunctional 2-polyprenyl-6-hydroxyphenol methylase/3-demethylubiquinol 3-O-methyltransferase UbiG, whose amino-acid sequence MSTSKTPHINADQAELNNFNQLANTWWDESGEFGALHKINPFRLTFMEQFLPIEGHTILDIGCGGGILSEAMAKAGGQVTGIDLADEVLTVAKLHGLDSGVKVDYRLESAEDHADQHAGHYDIVTCMEMLEHVPQPAAIIEAAAKAVKPGGWVFFSTLNRNYKSYLLAIFAAEQLLDLVPKGTHTHEKFIQPSELDAMARQAGLLLKDGAGIEFNPLLKRYGLSEKLDVNYLMAYQKPA is encoded by the coding sequence ATGTCAACGTCCAAAACGCCACACATCAACGCCGACCAAGCCGAACTGAACAATTTCAATCAGCTCGCCAACACCTGGTGGGACGAGTCGGGCGAGTTCGGCGCACTGCATAAAATCAACCCTTTCCGATTGACGTTCATGGAGCAGTTTTTGCCCATTGAAGGTCACACCATCCTCGACATCGGTTGCGGCGGCGGGATTCTATCGGAAGCCATGGCCAAGGCCGGCGGCCAAGTCACCGGTATCGACTTGGCCGATGAAGTACTGACTGTCGCCAAACTGCACGGCTTGGATTCCGGCGTCAAGGTCGATTACCGTTTGGAATCGGCAGAGGATCATGCCGACCAACACGCCGGGCATTACGACATCGTCACCTGTATGGAAATGCTGGAACACGTGCCACAACCAGCGGCCATCATCGAAGCGGCTGCTAAAGCCGTAAAACCCGGCGGCTGGGTGTTCTTTTCCACCCTGAACCGCAATTACAAATCCTACCTATTGGCGATTTTCGCGGCAGAACAGCTGTTGGATCTGGTACCGAAAGGCACCCATACACATGAAAAATTCATCCAACCGTCCGAGTTGGACGCCATGGCAAGACAAGCCGGACTGCTACTCAAAGACGGCGCCGGCATCGAGTTCAACCCGCTCTTAAAGCGTTATGGTTTGAGCGAGAAACTCGATGTTAATTACCTGATGGCTTATCAAAAACCCGCTTAA
- the gyrA gene encoding DNA gyrase subunit A codes for MSDFAREILPISLEDEMKQSYLSYAMSVIVGRALPDVRDGLKPVHRRVLYAMNELGNSWNKPYKKSARIVGDVIGKYHPHGDTAVYDTIVRMAQPFSLRYMLVDGQGNFGSIDGDAPAAMRYTEVRMAKIAHELLADLEKETVDFTPNYDGSETEPDVLPTRVPNLLVNGSSGIAVGMATNIPPHNLNETVNACVALIDNPELDIPGLMEYLPGPDFPTYGIINGTKGIREAYETGRGRVQMRAKTSVETDKSGKASIIVHEIPYQVNKAKLIERIAELVKEKKIDGITALRDESDKDGMRIVIEVRRGEVPEVLINNLYKQTALQTVFGINMVALMDGQPKLLNLKDVLEAFIRHRREVVTRRTIFDLRKAREKAHILEGLALALNNIDEMIELIKSSPSPSVAKERMLERDWPIGNVGQLLDRVEMDDVRPEDLPAGFGAEGEIYKLSPVQAQAILEMRLHRLTGLEQDKILNEYRELIEKIAEFLEILRNPDRLTEVVREELLEVVENFGDDRRTEIDHSYQEIDAEDLIAVEDRIVTLSQDGYIKTQPLSDYQAQRRGGRGKSATQMKEDDQVGKILVASTHDMLLCFSNRGKLYWQKTWQLPLASRGSKGKPIVNVLPLEDGEYITSILPVTEFSDGYYVFMATKKSTVKRVALADFSRPRANGIIAVDLLDDDELVGTAITDGEQDIMLFSNIGKAIRFDENDVRVMGRQARGVRGMKLKDDMSIISMQVARQDTLILTATEHGYGKCTPVDDYSTINRGGQGVISIKTSDRNGNVVSSVAVTPEQEVVLITNKGTLVRTRVSEISVVGRNTQGVKLINVGKGEVVVGLAVVDVQDEELLEAIDEAADETTVENAAPESDAGEDTATE; via the coding sequence ATGTCTGATTTTGCAAGAGAAATTCTTCCGATCTCATTAGAAGATGAGATGAAACAATCTTATCTCAGCTATGCGATGAGCGTTATTGTAGGGCGAGCCTTGCCGGATGTTCGAGACGGTCTGAAGCCGGTTCACCGTCGCGTGCTTTATGCGATGAACGAATTGGGGAACTCCTGGAATAAGCCTTACAAGAAATCGGCACGTATCGTTGGGGATGTGATTGGTAAATACCATCCGCATGGCGATACGGCGGTGTACGACACCATTGTGCGTATGGCGCAACCTTTCTCGTTGCGTTACATGCTGGTGGATGGACAGGGGAATTTCGGCTCAATCGACGGGGACGCGCCGGCCGCGATGCGTTATACCGAAGTTCGAATGGCCAAAATCGCACATGAATTACTGGCGGATCTGGAAAAAGAAACCGTCGACTTCACTCCGAACTACGACGGTTCTGAGACCGAACCGGACGTTTTGCCGACACGAGTTCCGAATTTGCTGGTCAACGGTTCTTCTGGGATTGCGGTGGGGATGGCGACCAATATCCCGCCGCACAACCTAAACGAAACCGTCAATGCCTGCGTGGCTCTGATTGATAATCCTGAGTTGGATATTCCTGGGCTGATGGAGTATCTACCGGGACCGGATTTCCCGACTTACGGGATTATTAACGGTACCAAGGGAATTCGAGAAGCCTATGAAACCGGTCGCGGTCGTGTGCAAATGCGCGCCAAAACCAGTGTCGAAACCGATAAGAGTGGCAAGGCTTCCATCATCGTTCATGAAATCCCGTATCAGGTCAATAAAGCCAAACTGATCGAGCGTATTGCCGAACTGGTCAAAGAGAAAAAAATTGACGGCATCACCGCACTGCGAGACGAGTCCGACAAGGACGGTATGCGTATCGTGATTGAGGTACGTCGTGGTGAAGTCCCGGAAGTTCTGATTAACAATCTCTATAAGCAGACCGCGTTGCAAACCGTTTTCGGCATCAATATGGTGGCGTTGATGGACGGCCAGCCGAAACTGCTGAACCTGAAAGACGTGCTGGAAGCCTTTATTCGCCATCGTCGTGAAGTGGTGACGCGTCGCACGATTTTCGACTTGCGCAAAGCGCGTGAAAAAGCGCATATCTTGGAAGGCTTGGCGCTGGCGTTGAACAATATCGACGAAATGATCGAGTTGATTAAGTCGTCACCAAGCCCGTCGGTTGCGAAAGAGCGTATGTTGGAGCGCGACTGGCCAATCGGCAATGTCGGGCAGCTACTGGATCGCGTCGAAATGGACGATGTGCGCCCTGAAGATTTGCCGGCTGGCTTTGGCGCCGAGGGTGAAATTTATAAATTGTCACCAGTTCAGGCGCAAGCCATTCTGGAAATGCGTCTGCACCGCTTGACCGGTTTGGAACAGGATAAAATCCTAAACGAATACCGCGAGTTGATCGAAAAAATCGCCGAGTTCCTGGAGATTCTTCGTAATCCGGACCGTTTAACTGAAGTGGTACGTGAAGAATTGCTGGAAGTGGTCGAAAACTTCGGTGATGATCGTCGTACTGAAATCGACCACTCGTATCAAGAAATCGACGCTGAAGATTTGATTGCGGTCGAAGACCGTATTGTCACCTTGTCGCAAGACGGTTACATCAAAACGCAGCCGTTGTCCGATTACCAGGCACAACGTCGGGGCGGTCGTGGCAAGTCGGCCACGCAAATGAAAGAAGACGATCAGGTCGGTAAGATTCTGGTGGCCAGCACGCACGATATGTTGCTGTGCTTCTCTAACCGCGGCAAGCTTTATTGGCAGAAGACCTGGCAGTTACCTTTGGCGAGCCGAGGTTCGAAAGGGAAACCAATTGTGAATGTCCTGCCATTGGAAGATGGTGAGTACATCACTTCCATCTTGCCGGTGACGGAATTCTCCGACGGTTATTATGTCTTTATGGCGACCAAGAAATCGACCGTGAAACGTGTAGCGCTGGCGGACTTTTCACGTCCAAGAGCCAACGGTATTATCGCCGTTGATTTATTGGATGACGACGAATTGGTCGGCACCGCCATTACTGACGGCGAACAGGATATTATGTTGTTCAGCAATATCGGTAAAGCGATTCGTTTCGACGAAAACGACGTCCGTGTCATGGGACGCCAAGCACGTGGTGTGCGCGGCATGAAACTGAAAGACGATATGTCAATTATCAGCATGCAGGTGGCGCGTCAAGACACATTGATTCTGACCGCGACCGAGCACGGTTACGGTAAATGTACGCCGGTGGACGACTACTCCACCATCAATCGTGGCGGACAAGGGGTCATTTCCATTAAGACCTCCGACCGTAACGGTAATGTGGTGTCGTCGGTCGCGGTGACACCGGAACAGGAAGTGGTGCTGATTACCAATAAAGGGACTTTGGTGCGTACGCGCGTTTCCGAAATTTCCGTGGTGGGACGTAATACCCAGGGTGTGAAATTGATCAACGTCGGCAAAGGTGAAGTCGTGGTCGGTTTGGCTGTCGTCGATGTTCAGGACGAAGAGCTGTTGGAGGCCATCGACGAGGCGGCGGATGAGACAACTGTCGAGAATGCTGCGCCTGAATCGGACGCTGGAGAAGACACTGCAACGGAATAA
- the serC gene encoding 3-phosphoserine/phosphohydroxythreonine transaminase: MRAFNFSAGPAMLPEAVMRKAQAEFLNWNNTGMSVMEMSHRSKEFMEVAHHMEATLREIMGIPSNYKVLFVHGGASLQFAGVPMNLTEADDVVDYVNTGVWSQKAIKEASRYVNVNEVAKAENSIPAPETWRLSPEAKYLHICQNETITGVEYQSAPISDKPIISDFSSTVLSRPINVSDYGVIYAGAQKNIGPAGLAIVVVREDLIGQARSDTPNLMNWQTYNDNESMFNTPATFSWYLAGLVFDWIKEQGGVDAMGEINQRKSKKLYDLIDASEFFYNEVDPSVRSWMNVTFKLKNTDLDAAFLEESKAAGLLSLKGHKAYGGMRASIYNAMPEEGVDALVQFMKNFEAKYA, encoded by the coding sequence ATGAGAGCATTTAATTTTAGTGCCGGCCCTGCGATGTTGCCGGAAGCTGTGATGCGTAAAGCGCAGGCGGAGTTTTTAAACTGGAATAATACAGGCATGTCGGTGATGGAAATGAGTCACCGTAGCAAGGAATTTATGGAAGTGGCGCACCATATGGAAGCCACCTTACGTGAAATCATGGGCATTCCTAGCAATTATAAGGTGTTGTTCGTGCACGGCGGCGCCTCTTTGCAGTTTGCCGGTGTGCCGATGAACCTAACTGAAGCCGATGATGTGGTGGATTACGTCAACACCGGTGTTTGGTCTCAAAAAGCCATTAAAGAAGCCTCTCGTTATGTCAATGTGAACGAAGTCGCAAAAGCGGAAAACAGCATTCCGGCTCCGGAAACGTGGCGACTGTCACCTGAAGCCAAATACTTGCATATTTGCCAGAACGAAACCATCACCGGTGTGGAATATCAATCCGCTCCCATCAGCGACAAGCCCATCATTTCCGACTTTTCATCCACGGTTCTTTCCCGTCCAATCAATGTCTCCGATTACGGTGTCATCTATGCCGGTGCGCAAAAGAATATCGGCCCGGCAGGCTTGGCGATTGTTGTGGTGCGCGAGGACCTGATCGGACAGGCGCGTTCCGATACTCCGAATCTGATGAATTGGCAAACCTACAACGATAACGAATCCATGTTCAATACACCGGCGACCTTCTCTTGGTATTTGGCCGGTCTGGTCTTCGACTGGATTAAAGAGCAGGGCGGAGTTGACGCCATGGGGGAAATCAATCAGCGTAAATCGAAAAAACTGTATGACTTGATTGATGCTTCGGAATTCTTCTACAACGAAGTCGACCCGTCGGTGCGCTCTTGGATGAATGTGACCTTCAAGTTGAAAAATACGGATTTGGACGCGGCGTTCCTGGAAGAATCGAAAGCCGCCGGTCTGTTGAGTTTGAAAGGCCATAAAGCCTATGGCGGTATGCGTGCCAGTATCTATAACGCCATGCCGGAAGAAGGCGTGGATGCATTGGTGCAGTTTATGAAAAACTTTGAAGCGAAATACGCCTGA
- the pheA gene encoding prephenate dehydratase translates to MIDETEKQQLNEIREEIDQIDAEIQALISRRADCAQKVADIKTKGGQVEAVFYRPEREAQVLRAVKARNKSLIPDDEMARLFREIMSVCLALEQPIKVAYLGPEGSFTHAGVIKQFGSSVHPLAVSSIEEVFEIVEKGDANYGLVPVENSTEGVVKQTQNELVTTPLKISGEVGLEIHHCLLSQQSSLEGIEKIVAHPQALGQCEQWLKNNAPRIALEPVESNALAAQMAQQDASLGAIASEAAAQLYSLNVLETHIEDRKDNTTKFWVIGSEATEPSGEDKTAMVLAMPNKAGSLLDVLSSFATRNISMTRIVSIPSTETKWDYLFFIDVDGHQKDANLAEAIQEVQQKTSFCKILGSFPVSPLN, encoded by the coding sequence ATGATTGACGAAACAGAAAAACAACAACTCAACGAGATTCGAGAAGAAATCGACCAAATCGATGCCGAGATTCAGGCATTGATTTCGCGCCGTGCAGACTGTGCCCAGAAAGTGGCGGACATCAAAACCAAAGGCGGCCAGGTGGAAGCGGTATTTTACCGCCCGGAACGGGAAGCACAGGTTTTGCGTGCGGTCAAAGCGCGCAATAAGAGCTTGATTCCCGATGATGAAATGGCGCGGTTGTTTCGTGAAATTATGTCGGTTTGTTTGGCGTTGGAACAACCGATCAAGGTCGCGTACCTTGGACCGGAAGGCAGCTTTACGCATGCCGGCGTGATAAAACAGTTCGGTTCGTCGGTGCATCCATTAGCGGTTTCGTCGATTGAAGAAGTCTTTGAAATCGTTGAAAAGGGCGACGCCAATTATGGTTTGGTACCGGTTGAAAATTCCACGGAAGGCGTGGTGAAGCAAACCCAAAACGAGTTGGTGACCACGCCGTTAAAGATTTCCGGTGAAGTCGGTTTGGAAATCCATCATTGTCTGCTGTCACAACAAAGTTCGTTGGAAGGTATTGAAAAAATCGTCGCCCACCCACAGGCGCTGGGACAGTGTGAACAGTGGTTGAAAAACAATGCCCCTCGTATTGCGTTGGAACCGGTGGAATCCAATGCGCTGGCCGCACAAATGGCACAGCAGGATGCCAGTTTGGGTGCCATAGCTTCAGAAGCCGCGGCCCAATTGTACTCTTTGAACGTGTTGGAAACCCACATCGAAGACCGCAAGGATAATACGACCAAGTTTTGGGTCATCGGCTCCGAAGCGACCGAACCGAGCGGTGAAGATAAAACCGCGATGGTGTTGGCCATGCCCAACAAGGCCGGCTCCTTGTTGGATGTGTTATCGAGTTTCGCCACGCGCAATATCAGTATGACGCGCATCGTGTCGATTCCATCAACGGAAACCAAATGGGATTATTTGTTTTTCATCGATGTCGATGGTCATCAAAAAGACGCCAATCTCGCGGAGGCGATTCAAGAGGTTCAACAAAAAACCAGCTTTTGTAAAATCTTGGGCTCTTTTCCCGTCTCCCCGTTGAACTAA
- the hisC gene encoding histidinol-phosphate transaminase produces the protein MSNPLFSDQVLSHVNRIEVYQPGKPISELQREHNLFRISKLASNENPLGSSPKVVKAIQSELMNLGRYPDGNNYYLKQALADFLQRDVSQIALGNGSNELLEMAARAFAGSGDEIVYSQYAFAVYAISAQVVGATGVEVPAKDWGHDLAAMADAITERTKLVYLANPNNPTGTFFGKTEWEDFIQKVPKHVIVVLDEAYTEYVTDPDYADGLDYLDAYPNLLVSRTFSKAYGLAALRVGYMVGHPEVIGYINRIREPFNINHLAQVAAQTALTDQAFVKKTVELNQQGMVSLMRFFDDMDLEYIPSQGNFICVRLGESAPQVNQALLAEGVIVRPVAKQGTFAEFLRVSIGLQKENSHFMDALRKILSRSA, from the coding sequence ATGTCCAACCCTTTGTTTTCCGACCAGGTCCTGTCACACGTCAACCGTATCGAAGTTTACCAGCCGGGGAAACCGATTTCTGAATTGCAGCGCGAGCATAACCTGTTTCGCATCTCCAAATTGGCGTCCAATGAAAACCCACTGGGCAGTAGCCCGAAAGTGGTGAAAGCCATTCAGTCGGAACTGATGAATCTGGGACGTTATCCGGACGGCAATAATTATTATCTGAAACAAGCTCTGGCGGATTTTCTGCAGCGTGATGTGTCGCAGATTGCGCTGGGCAACGGTTCGAATGAGTTGTTGGAAATGGCCGCTCGAGCGTTTGCGGGTTCGGGTGATGAAATCGTGTATTCGCAGTATGCTTTTGCCGTCTATGCCATTAGCGCTCAGGTGGTCGGCGCGACGGGTGTCGAAGTCCCTGCGAAGGATTGGGGGCATGATTTGGCCGCCATGGCCGATGCGATTACCGAGCGAACCAAACTGGTTTATTTAGCCAATCCGAATAATCCGACCGGCACCTTTTTCGGAAAAACCGAATGGGAAGACTTTATCCAGAAAGTACCGAAGCACGTCATTGTCGTGCTGGATGAAGCCTATACCGAATACGTGACCGATCCGGACTATGCAGATGGACTTGACTATCTGGATGCATATCCGAACCTGTTGGTTTCGCGAACCTTTTCAAAAGCCTATGGTTTGGCCGCATTGCGGGTCGGTTACATGGTCGGTCACCCGGAAGTGATTGGCTACATTAACCGGATTCGTGAGCCATTCAACATCAACCATCTGGCGCAGGTGGCCGCACAGACGGCCTTAACCGACCAGGCTTTCGTCAAGAAAACGGTGGAACTGAATCAGCAGGGCATGGTCAGTCTGATGCGCTTTTTCGACGATATGGATTTGGAATATATCCCATCCCAAGGTAATTTCATTTGTGTCCGATTGGGTGAAAGCGCACCACAGGTCAATCAAGCCCTGTTGGCGGAAGGCGTGATTGTCCGCCCCGTCGCCAAACAAGGCACTTTCGCTGAATTCTTGCGGGTGTCGATTGGGCTGCAAAAAGAAAACAGCCATTTCATGGATGCTTTGCGAAAGATTTTAAGTCGTTCGGCCTAA
- a CDS encoding prephenate dehydrogenase: MKQWNNITIIGVGLIGGSLAKALKKAGLVKNVTGYGTREESLQKAQQLGVVDQYTLSLQEAVQGADVVVLAVPLGAMEAVLKEMQPFLSEETLLTDVGSAKTSVLNAVKAAFGRIPKRFVAGHPIAGKEKSGVEAACENLFVDHRVILTPTAETDKGALAELTELWQATGACVSEMTPAFHDEVFAATSHLPHLLAFGLVNLLNEHEELGNVFQYTAGGFRDFTRIASSDAVMWRDIALTNRDAIVKWLNHYQAEIQALTELVGSGDGQRLHDYFAQAKQARDEHIVKPNEIKDGSQTKP; the protein is encoded by the coding sequence ATGAAACAATGGAATAATATAACGATTATCGGAGTGGGGCTGATTGGCGGCTCCTTGGCCAAGGCCCTTAAAAAGGCAGGCCTGGTCAAAAACGTTACGGGTTATGGAACACGTGAAGAAAGCCTGCAAAAAGCCCAGCAGTTAGGCGTCGTCGACCAATATACCTTGTCATTGCAAGAGGCGGTTCAGGGCGCGGATGTGGTGGTTTTGGCCGTACCGCTGGGTGCGATGGAAGCGGTCTTGAAAGAGATGCAACCGTTCTTGTCGGAAGAGACACTTTTGACCGATGTCGGCAGTGCGAAAACCTCGGTTTTAAACGCCGTGAAAGCCGCGTTTGGGCGAATCCCCAAACGTTTTGTGGCAGGGCATCCGATCGCCGGTAAAGAAAAAAGCGGGGTTGAAGCCGCTTGTGAGAATCTGTTTGTCGACCATCGTGTGATTTTGACGCCAACGGCGGAAACCGATAAAGGCGCTTTGGCCGAACTGACCGAACTTTGGCAAGCCACGGGAGCCTGCGTGTCGGAAATGACACCCGCTTTTCACGATGAAGTCTTTGCCGCCACCAGCCATTTACCGCATTTGTTGGCGTTCGGATTGGTTAATCTGCTGAATGAACATGAAGAATTGGGCAATGTGTTTCAGTATACCGCGGGTGGCTTCCGGGATTTTACCCGCATCGCTTCCAGTGACGCGGTCATGTGGCGGGACATCGCTTTGACGAACCGCGACGCCATCGTCAAGTGGTTGAATCATTATCAAGCCGAAATTCAAGCCTTGACCGAATTGGTCGGCTCCGGCGACGGGCAACGCCTTCATGATTATTTTGCGCAGGCCAAGCAGGCAAGGGACGAACACATCGTCAAGCCGAACGAAATAAAAGACGGCTCGCAGACAAAGCCGTAA
- the aroA gene encoding 3-phosphoshikimate 1-carboxyvinyltransferase, which produces MSENIQFKVRPGGKIHGRIRVPGDKSVSHRSIMLGAIADGTTHITGFLEGEDSLATLKAFQAMGVAIEGPDNGRVTVHGVGLKGLKAPTHPLDMGNSGTAMRLMAGILAGQDFECELVGDASLSKRPMKRVTDPLAEMGAEIETEAGGTPPLKIKRGGPLKPIDYVLPMASAQVKSCVLLAGLYAEGQTAVEEPAPTRDHTERMLRGFGYDVVSEKLDDMRTRVSLTGGQSLAASDIDVPSDISSAAFFMVAAAIAEEADLMIEHVGINPTRTGVLDILKLMGADITLENEATVGGEPVADIRIRSSKLKGIDIPPHLVPLAIDEFPVLFVAASAAEGRTVLTGAEELRVKESDRIQVMADALNALGIQATPTEDGMIIEGGQQAPQSAPILSHHDHRISMAATVAGLRAASDVIVDDCANVNTSFPTFIELINQVGMHVVAEEA; this is translated from the coding sequence ATGTCAGAAAACATTCAATTCAAAGTCCGTCCGGGCGGGAAAATTCACGGGCGCATCCGTGTACCGGGCGATAAATCGGTTTCGCACCGCAGTATTATGCTCGGCGCCATTGCCGATGGCACTACTCACATCACCGGCTTTTTGGAAGGGGAAGACAGCTTGGCGACCTTGAAGGCGTTTCAGGCCATGGGCGTGGCGATTGAAGGGCCGGATAATGGCCGTGTCACCGTGCACGGTGTGGGCCTGAAAGGTTTGAAAGCACCGACTCACCCGTTGGACATGGGGAACTCCGGGACGGCCATGCGTTTGATGGCTGGGATTTTGGCGGGCCAGGATTTCGAATGTGAACTGGTTGGCGATGCTTCCTTATCCAAACGGCCGATGAAGCGGGTGACCGATCCGCTTGCGGAAATGGGCGCTGAAATCGAAACCGAAGCCGGCGGGACGCCACCGTTGAAAATCAAGCGCGGCGGTCCGTTGAAACCGATTGATTATGTGTTACCGATGGCGAGTGCGCAGGTGAAGTCTTGTGTTCTGTTGGCAGGACTTTATGCAGAAGGGCAGACCGCGGTTGAGGAACCGGCACCGACACGGGATCATACTGAACGCATGTTGCGCGGTTTCGGTTATGATGTGGTGTCCGAAAAACTGGACGATATGCGAACGCGTGTATCGCTCACCGGCGGTCAGTCCTTGGCGGCGTCCGATATCGATGTTCCGTCGGATATTTCTTCGGCGGCTTTCTTTATGGTGGCGGCGGCGATTGCCGAAGAAGCCGATTTGATGATTGAGCATGTCGGCATCAATCCGACTCGTACCGGAGTATTGGATATTCTCAAACTGATGGGCGCCGATATTACGCTTGAGAACGAAGCGACGGTTGGTGGCGAACCGGTGGCGGATATCCGAATCCGTTCGTCGAAATTGAAGGGGATCGACATTCCGCCGCATTTGGTCCCTTTGGCAATTGATGAATTCCCTGTGTTGTTTGTTGCGGCTTCCGCAGCCGAAGGGCGCACCGTGTTGACCGGTGCCGAAGAGCTACGTGTCAAGGAGTCCGACCGCATTCAGGTAATGGCGGATGCTTTGAACGCGCTTGGCATTCAAGCCACGCCAACCGAAGATGGCATGATTATCGAAGGGGGGCAACAAGCACCGCAATCCGCACCGATTTTAAGTCACCATGACCACCGAATTTCCATGGCAGCAACCGTTGCCGGATTACGCGCCGCGTCGGATGTGATCGTGGACGATTGCGCCAACGTCAATACATCCTTTCCAACGTTCATTGAATTGATTAATCAGGTCGGCATGCATGTTGTCGCTGAGGAGGCTTAA
- the cmk gene encoding (d)CMP kinase, translated as METTEAIVTVDGPSGVGKGTLAQYLCCKTGFHLLDSGAIYRSLAYGVLDQDLALDNLPGLVELAENLPVEFIETSILYQGQDITAKVRTEEVAAMASKVAAIPEVRAALLKRQKDYAQPPGLIADGRDMGTVVFPNAPVKLFLTASAEERAKRRVKQLKNQGVDVNIRQITQDIMERDERDRTRKTSPLVPADDALEIDTTDLSIDEVCKLAMDQLWKHGLIK; from the coding sequence ATGGAAACAACCGAAGCAATCGTCACGGTGGATGGGCCAAGCGGTGTCGGAAAGGGCACCTTGGCGCAATACCTGTGTTGCAAAACCGGCTTCCACTTACTGGACAGCGGCGCCATTTATCGAAGCTTGGCGTACGGCGTGCTCGATCAAGACTTGGCGTTGGACAATCTACCAGGCCTGGTGGAATTGGCTGAAAACCTGCCGGTGGAGTTTATCGAAACCAGCATCCTGTACCAAGGCCAGGACATTACCGCCAAAGTGCGCACCGAAGAAGTGGCGGCCATGGCGTCTAAAGTGGCGGCGATTCCGGAAGTGCGCGCCGCCTTATTGAAGCGCCAAAAAGACTATGCGCAACCGCCTGGCTTGATTGCGGACGGGCGAGATATGGGCACAGTGGTCTTCCCGAATGCGCCGGTTAAGCTGTTTTTGACGGCCTCGGCGGAAGAAAGAGCAAAAAGGCGAGTTAAACAGTTGAAAAATCAAGGGGTTGATGTTAATATTCGCCAAATAACTCAAGACATTATGGAAAGGGACGAGCGCGACCGCACTCGGAAGACCTCTCCATTAGTTCCGGCAGACGATGCGTTGGAAATCGATACAACCGATTTAAGTATCGATGAGGTCTGCAAATTGGCGATGGATCAATTATGGAAACATGGGTTAATCAAGTAA